DNA from Acidobacteriota bacterium:
TTCGGCGCCCACATCAGGTGCAGGCCGAGGGGATTGCGGCCGGGCAGCAGGCGCTGGGCGACGCTTTGGGAGATGACGGCCACATCGTTGCCGCGATCAGATTCCGCGATGCGCCGGCCGGCGATGAGGGGCAGCCCCATGACCTGGCTCAGCCCTGGGCTGACGAAATAGAAATCACCTAGTTTGACATCCGTTTTGGGCCGCGGGGCTTCGCGGAACTCGATGTCATCGCCCCAGCTTCCGCCCAGTAGCGGCAGCACCGGCGTAACGCCGGCGCCGTCAATGCCGGGCAGCTCTCGCACTTGGGCCAGGGCCTGGTGATAGAAGCCGGGAAACCCGGGAGGGGAGCGGAAGTCGGAGTAAGGTGTCACCAGCTTCAGCGCCAGCACATTCTCCTGCTGCATCCAGGCGTTGGCCTGCCCGATGCGCGCCAGACTCTGGACGAGCAGCAAAGCGCCGGCGAGCAGGATTCCGCACAGCGCCACCTCGGCCACAACCAGGGCGTTGCGCAGGCGGCTGTGGCCGCCGCTGACGCGCGCGCCGGCACTGCGCATGGCCTCGCCGGGCTGTACGCGGGTGAGCAGCAGGAGGGGTAGACCGGCAAACAGCAACGCGGCGACCATCGCCGCGGCGAGCGTAAACCAGAGGGCTGGCGCGCTCAGGTGAATCTCAGCCAGGCGCGGAATGCCAACGGGGGCGTGCCGGACAAGAAGATCCAACGCGCCGGCGGCAAGGAGTAAGCCGAGGCCGCCGCCGCCAACGGCCAGCAGAGCGGCTTCCGTCAGGAATTGCCGGAGCAAGCGGCGCCGCGTGGCGCCGAGCGAGGCGCGCATGGCGACTTCGCGGGCGCGATCCGTATTCTTCGCCAGCAGCAGATTGGCCAGGTTCACGCAGACGATCAGCAACACAAGCAACGCGGCGGCTTCGAGCATCCACAAGGCCCGTACGGCGGGGCCGAGGATGGCAGCCTTGAGCGGCGTGAGCGTCGCGTAAAGGTTGAATTGACCTGGGGCAACGTGCCGGTAAGAGTCGCCGCGGCGCGCAATGCCGCCTTCGACGGTGTTCAGTTGCGCCAGGGCCTGCTGCGGGCTGACTCCAGGCCGCAAGCGCGCGATGACGGTGTATTGGAACCCGCCGATGCCGGGCGTGCCATCGCCGGGGGGGGCGGGGATATAGTCGGGAAGAAACAGCTCCGGCGCTGGACTTTTCCATACGCCGGGAAAACGGAAGTTGGCGGGTAGCACTCCGATAACGCTGTACGGGTTGCCGTTCAGCGTAAGCGATTTCCCGAGCGCATGCGCGTGGCTGGCCGCCACCACCACTTCGTGGTTATGGCCCGGCTCAGTTTCGCCCGGCAGAAAGTTGCGGCCGCGCGTCATCGCAACGCCCAGCAGCGGAAAAAAGTTCGCCGGCACGAATGCCGCCTGCACCTGGCGCGTACGGCCGCTGCCGGTGAGTACCAGCTTTTGCGGGAGAAGCGCGGCCATGCCCGCAAAAGCAGAACAGCGCGTTTGCCAGAGTTTGAAGTTGCCGCCGTTGGCGTCGAACTGGGGCGCGAAGTGGCTCCATTGGGGGACGACCTCGTGAATGGTGTACAACTGCTGCGGCTGGCGATACGGCAGCGCGCTCAGGAGCATGCCGTTGAGCATCGAGAAGATAGCGGTGTTGGCGCCGATACCGAGAGCGAGAGTGAGAATCGCGACCGTGGTGAAACCGGGAGAGCGGCGGAGCTGGCGCAGGCCCTGGCGCACATCGGCGCGCAGTTCGCTCAGGAGGCGCACGCCGAGCGCCTCGCGGCACTCTTCCTGGCAGCGCTGGTAGCCGCCGAATTCGATGCGGGCGCGGCGCTCGGCCTCGGCAGAGTTCAGGCCTTCAGATGCCAGTGCGGCGGCGCGGCGGCGGAGATGCGCCTGCAGCTCTTCTTCCATTTCGCGCTCAAGTTGGGCGCGGCGGAATAGCCAGGCGAGGAGAGCCTTCATAGCTCTTCCCTGCTCGCGCGCAAAACCGCGCCCATGGCTTCCACCAACTGCTCCCAATCGGCGGTCTCCTCGCGCAGGCGTTTGCGGCCGGTGGCGGTGAGGGCATAGAACTTGGCACGCTGATTATTATCCGAGACGCCCCAGCGGGCGGTGAGCCAGCCGCGGCGGACGAGACGATAGAGCGCGGGATAGAGCGCGCCCTGCTCGATGCGCAGCGCGCCGGCGGAGATTTGGCCGATGCGCACCAGAATGCCGTAGCCATGCTGCGGCTCGAGCGAAACGGCTTTGAGAATGAGCAGGTCGAGGGTGCCGGGCAGGAGTTGCGCCATATGGTCCTAATTTGCTTAGGACTATAGCGCCGCGGCGCAAAAGCTGTCAACCCAAGTCGGGATCGCAGCGCTCTTCGGGGTGCAGCGCGGGCGGCACGTCGGCGCCGGCAACGCGGGCGAGAATGCGATGAAGCTGGCGGACGCCTTCGGTGAGTGAGGCCGGGCCGGGCTGGAGAATATAGGTGGACTTGATCTCGTAGATATGGCCGGCGCGGACGGCAGCGGTCGCGTCCCAACCGGAGCGTGCAGCGATGGCGCGCTTGTTCACCTTCTGGCCGCACCAGGAAGCGATGACGACCTCGGGGTTGCGCCAGGCCGCTTCTTCCGGTGCAACGATGCGCTCGGTAGCGCTGGATCGATGGCGCAGCTCCGGAAATATGGGTTCGCCACCGGCGATTTCGATCAGCTCTTCGACCCAGCGGATGCCGGTAATGAGCGGCGCTTTCCATTCTTCAAACAGGACGCGAGGGCGGTGCGGGAATTTAGCGGCGCAAGCGGCGATCGCTTCGAGATTGGTGCGCAACTCCGTTTCGAGGGCGCGGCCGCGCGCTTCCGCGCCGACCAGGCGAGCGAGCGTGGCCATCATGGCGAAGATTTCTTCGACGCTGCGCTGGTTAAAGTTGAAGACGGTGGCGCCGCGGCGCACCAGCTCGCGCGAAATATCCGCCTGCAGGTCGGAAAAGGTCAGCACCAAGTCGGGCTGCAGAGCGAGGATGGCGTCGAATTTGGCGTTGATGAAGGCAGAAACGCGGGGCTTTTTGCGCGCCTCCGGCGGCCGGACGGTGTAGCCGGAAACGCCTACGATGCGGTCGCCTTCGCCGAGGCGATAGAGCGTCTCCGTCGTTTCTTCCGTCAGGCAAACAATGCGTTGGGGCCAATTAGGCAAGACGGCCACCCTCTTCCTGAATGCGGCGCCAGGCGGCGGTGACGTGTTTCTCTTCGGTCTCCATCTGGCCGATGCACATGCGCAGGACGTAGCGGCCGTTCAGCTTGGTGTGCGTCAGGAAAAGCGCGCCGCTGGCGTTGAGGCGCTGGAGCAGCTTCTCGTTCACTTCGTCGCTGCCGCGCAGGCGGAAACAGACGAGGTTCAGCGGCGCCGGCGCGGCCAGCTCAAAGTGCGGATCGCTGCGCACCCAGCGGGCAAACTCCTGCGCCAGGGTGACGTGGCGGCGCACGGCCTGGCGCAGGCCTTCAACGCCGTAGGCGCGGATGACGAACCATAGCTTCAGGGCGCGGAAGCGGCGGCCGAGCGGAATCTGCCAGTCGCGGTAGTCGATGACGGCGCCACTGGCGCTGGCGGCATTGCGCAGGTACTCGGGCAGGATGCTGAGAGCGGCAATGAGGGCCGCACGCTCGCGTACCCAGAGGCAACTGCAATCGAAGGTGGTGAACATCCACTTGTGCGGGTTGAAGTTGTAGCTATCCGCCAGGTCGAGGCCGGTGAACCAGCGGCGGAACTC
Protein-coding regions in this window:
- a CDS encoding ABC transporter permease; the protein is MKALLAWLFRRAQLEREMEEELQAHLRRRAAALASEGLNSAEAERRARIEFGGYQRCQEECREALGVRLLSELRADVRQGLRQLRRSPGFTTVAILTLALGIGANTAIFSMLNGMLLSALPYRQPQQLYTIHEVVPQWSHFAPQFDANGGNFKLWQTRCSAFAGMAALLPQKLVLTGSGRTRQVQAAFVPANFFPLLGVAMTRGRNFLPGETEPGHNHEVVVAASHAHALGKSLTLNGNPYSVIGVLPANFRFPGVWKSPAPELFLPDYIPAPPGDGTPGIGGFQYTVIARLRPGVSPQQALAQLNTVEGGIARRGDSYRHVAPGQFNLYATLTPLKAAILGPAVRALWMLEAAALLVLLIVCVNLANLLLAKNTDRAREVAMRASLGATRRRLLRQFLTEAALLAVGGGGLGLLLAAGALDLLVRHAPVGIPRLAEIHLSAPALWFTLAAAMVAALLFAGLPLLLLTRVQPGEAMRSAGARVSGGHSRLRNALVVAEVALCGILLAGALLLVQSLARIGQANAWMQQENVLALKLVTPYSDFRSPPGFPGFYHQALAQVRELPGIDGAGVTPVLPLLGGSWGDDIEFREAPRPKTDVKLGDFYFVSPGLSQVMGLPLIAGRRIAESDRGNDVAVISQSVAQRLLPGRNPLGLHLMWAPNETPKPFEIVGVVGDVRDGAEKPAALAVYVPIWFFAEPGESLIVRTRLSPQAAGAVIRRVLARVNRNVAVASQQTLQGVLAASTAPRRYETTLSALFALCAVFLAAIGLYGVLSYTVSRRVHEIGIRMALGAQRADVLRSVVREGMRLALLGVILGLAAALALTRFLSGMLYQIRPDDPVTLLAVAAVLILVALAACYLPARRATRVDPTVALRYE
- a CDS encoding PadR family transcriptional regulator → MAQLLPGTLDLLILKAVSLEPQHGYGILVRIGQISAGALRIEQGALYPALYRLVRRGWLTARWGVSDNNQRAKFYALTATGRKRLREETADWEQLVEAMGAVLRASREEL
- a CDS encoding cobalamin-binding protein yields the protein MPNWPQRIVCLTEETTETLYRLGEGDRIVGVSGYTVRPPEARKKPRVSAFINAKFDAILALQPDLVLTFSDLQADISRELVRRGATVFNFNQRSVEEIFAMMATLARLVGAEARGRALETELRTNLEAIAACAAKFPHRPRVLFEEWKAPLITGIRWVEELIEIAGGEPIFPELRHRSSATERIVAPEEAAWRNPEVVIASWCGQKVNKRAIAARSGWDATAAVRAGHIYEIKSTYILQPGPASLTEGVRQLHRILARVAGADVPPALHPEERCDPDLG